One genomic segment of Salminus brasiliensis chromosome 6, fSalBra1.hap2, whole genome shotgun sequence includes these proteins:
- the prdm2a gene encoding PR domain zinc finger protein 2, with the protein MWDPKNAVNAEELSSSAKQQQQPIILQSPTENQMPSLNRDTPPSGQKRESETEGGTDEMMENTVDDQSTLQVQRTSCPSVETVSLLISDVTNQIASCETEDSGVHKQDCGSVLPLYEADADPDYDADGDLQRLCTFSCKHCQKRFTTRQGLERHSHASTSCNTQTFRCRHCRKSFSTQFGRRRHERRHDNSNRRTGSLRVNPSSSGEGHTQGIKSSQESNQSVRTSQTTTQSPVPDSEGRGDSDGSGETKTLFACKYCKKAFGTHTNLRRHERRIHERHLLPRGVRQKVTSSQERQGSQQPGGQSEASSAASKQRGEGGEQQEEEFMVDISSNISENLSFYIDGKIISTSAVTNCEVMEVNSAAAAVIGLDALIISPAQITQALKIETNDCSMTSDLCGQPSGKRRTSTPPLLPQIKTELESESILTTSSSGPTVIGTVLPQPLETIVLQKEKTIYLSPKLKQLLQNQDSSKSFALIGDGQKLCPPLPLTLLPAGTSRFKRRTTSPPSSSQQSSASGVKTTPTQESVSPPPKVQKTESHCTSPAINSSKKDETATLNPDTNDATVIQQVLPLDCSTSGTGGRSCNQQPLDLSNAMGKRNSEVLAECVLDLSTSRKSTESDSTESSASQTPVKRIKPNSSMLEKVLLNQYAGVDVPAPADAGTLNAPVVTDLAVMAVSEPISANPERVVFELSLPSSSAMNTSPHPLNPAVLQTTPAAQLLSAPASSTAVPTEVLPSVPISIPNQELFSLCSTAQSFIPIVPTTTVEVPVENSLPAFNVSLPDWLNSASGSVTHALIPTTPPLSLQSPQFLTDPSVCDLAQRTLVVDSVLSPDAQIFSPSLSVNQSNFTSLSFPPNVVVIEYTVALESSDAAPVLQANAVHSLSDHTPPDHTKPEELHASPQPQAATNAPSAPELQQAGTLDPVAQDMALHSSTTAVLLGNPATTVELSSSPSVPGIVETQVEPADTSPCLVNLTTETPDTSAEENPVSEEPSNLLPLCKRFMCNACDEPFQSMKGLSRHIGEHSDTWPYKCEFCVQLFESETGLLEHRSSYHGIGKIYVCRICSKEFAFLCNLEQHHRDVHPGQECSHTEVENGKLRPENHNSPVKTETGTPVYPTKDKIHQLLKPAVKEEYDNDSDNTTEELYTTIKIMASEGVKPKGTDVRLGINQHYPSFKPPPFPYHNRTPATTTTATATNFTTHNIPQTFSTAIRCTKCGKSFDNMPELHKHILACANASDKKRYTPKKNPIPLKQFAKAQNGVLSPARGVNSRQNVSQKIGQPKKLSCQEPAAKVRLNVHGKKKSVWVQRGRQVGRKGSQEDQEVYVCPHCSKEFTYHASLKKHMVVSCPMKPVCNKKSKKRKGSVAPAQENNGSIRTRVAAEIILKQRRSNHGQKIFKKPQINESGSANNATLALKAHDGKRKILVHNFRPKRSDVLSTSAVHLSKKSKHVLMEGIQSPQTLHKSPTMHGKSQQPSHRVQGMVREMKQREMDVKLQPRTEERFSQRGKERTERPITRSLQQVNATVNTVANATNKKANTITLAKHPVQTDSQTVTAIPEVIESKK; encoded by the exons ATGTGGGATCCCAAGAATG CCGTGAATGCAGAGGAACTGTCTTCGTCAGCgaagcagcaacagcagcctaTAATTTTGCAAAGCCCCACTGAAAATCAAATGCCTTCTCTGAATAGGGACACTCCTCCCTCGgggcagaagagagagagtgagacagaaggAGGCACTGATGAGATGATGGAAAACACTGTGGATGATCAGAGCACCTTGCAGGTACAGAGGACCAGCTGCCCATCTGTAGAGACCGTGTCCTTGCTAATTAGTGATGTAACAAACCAAATTGCATCTTGTGAGACAGAGGACTCGGGAGTTCACAAACAGGACTGTGGATCAGTACTTCCATTGTATGAAGCAGATGCTGACCCTGATTATGACGCTGATGGTGACCTTCAGCGCTTGTGTACATTTTCCTGTAAGCACTGTCAAAAACGGTTCACAACCAGGCAAGGCCTGGAGCGGCACTCGCATGCCTCAACATCCTGCAACACACAAACTTTTAGGTGCCGACACTGCCGGAAGTCCTTCAGTACGCAGTTTGGGCGCCGACGACACGAGAGAAGACATGATAACTCAAATAGAAGGACAGGTAGTTTGAGAGTCAATCCATCTTCTTCAGGTGAGGGACACACTCAGGGGATCAAATCTTCCCAAGAGAGCAACCAGAGCGTCCGAACATCACAAACTACTACACAGTCTCCTGTGCCTGATTCCGAAGGAAGAGGTGACTCAGATGGAAGTGGAGAGACCAAAACCCTTTTTGCCTGCAAGTACTGCAAAAAAGCTTTTGGAACTCACACCAACTTGCGAAGGCATGAGCGCAGGATTCATGAGCGCCATCTCTTACCCAGGGGAGTCCGTCAAAAAGTTACAAGTAGTCAGGAGCGTCAGGGCAGTCAGCAGCCTGGTGGGCAGTCTGAAGCCTCTTCAGCTGCCAGTAAACAGCGTGGGGAGGGAGgtgagcagcaggaggaggagtttaTGGTCGATATCTCCAGCAACATCTCTGAGAACCTCAGCTTCTACATTGATGGGAAAATAATCTCAACCAGTGCTGTCACTAACTGTGAAGTGATGGAGGTGaattcagctgctgctgctgtgattGGTCTGGATGCCTTGATCATCAGTCCGGCTCAAATTACGCAAGCTCTTAAAATAGAGACTAATGACTGCAGCAtgacctctgacctctgtgGCCAGCCCTCTGGCAAAAGAAGGACATCTACTCCACCACTACTGCCCCAAATAAAAACTGAACTGGAATCTGAATCTATCTTGACAACATCTTCCTCTGGACCTACAGTGATTGGTACAGTTTTGCCCCAGCCCTTAGAGACCATTGTTCTACAAAAAGAGAAGACTATATATTTGTCTCCAAAGCTAAAGCAGCTCCTACAGAACCAGGACAGCAGTAAGTCCTTTGCTCTGATCGGTGATGGGCAAAAACTCTGTCCGCCTTTACCACTCACACTGTTACCTGCTGGAACCAGTAGGTTTAAGCGAAGGACAACGTCTCCACCCAGCTCTTCACAGCAAAGCAGTGCATCTGGCGTGAAAACCACTCCGACACAGGAGAGCGTTTCTCCTCCCCCCAAGGTGCAAAAGACAGAGAGTCACTGCACATCTCCCGCGATAAACTCATCTAAAAAAGATGAAACGGCAACTTTGAATCCAGACACCAATGATGCTACTGTCATTCAGCAGGTTTTGCCATTGGACTGCTCTACATCAGGGACTGGTGGAAGGTCATGCAATCAGCAGCCACTGGACCTTTCCAATGCTATGGGTAAGCGAAACAGTGAGGTCTTAGCTGAATGTGTTTTGGATCTCAGCACAAGCAGAAAGAGTACAGAGTCTGACTCAACAGAAAGCTCAGCCTCCCAGACACCAGTTAAGCGGATTAAGCCCAACTCAAGCATGTTGGAGAAAGTCTTGCTGAACCAGTACGCTGGTGTAGATGTCCCAGCACCAGCAGATGCAGGGACCCTAAATGCTCCTGTAGTAACCGATCTTGCAGTAATGGCGGTGTCTGAGCCCATTTCAGCTAACCCTGAAAGGGTTGTGTTTGAGTTGTCTCTGCCCTCTTCTTCTGCAATGAACACAAGCCCGCATCCACTAAACCCTGCTGTCCTGCAGACTACCCCTGCAGCCCAGCTCCTCTCAGCTCCCGCTTCATCCACTGCAGTGCCCACTGAGGTACTACCATCAGTACCAATATCCATACCTAATCAGGAACTTTTCTCCCTCTGCTCTACTGCCCAGTCTTTCATCCCTATAGTGCCTACAACAACTGTAGAAGTCCCTGTTGAGAATTCCTTGCCAGCATTTAATGTATCACTTCCTGATTGGCTTAATTCTGCATCTGGAAGCGTGACCCATGCACTCATACCTACAACGCCACCTCTAAGTTTACAAAGTCCTCAGTTTCTGACCGATCCTTCTGTGTGTGATCTAGCACAAAGGACATTGGTTGTAGATTCTGTCTTGTCACCTGATGCACAGATATTCTCTCCTTCCCTGTCAGTCAACCAGTCAAACTTTACCTCCTTAAGTTTTCCTCCCAACGTGGTTGTTATTGAGTACACAGTTGCTCTGGAGTCATCTGATGCTGCCCCTGTCCTTCAAGCTAATGctgttcactctctctctgatcaCACTCCACCAGATCACACTAAACCAGAAGAGCTTCATGCCTCACCCCAACCCCAGGCTGCTACCAATGCACCATCCGCTCCTGAACTGCAACAGGCTGGCACTCTTGACCCTGTTGCTCAAGACATGGCCTTGCACTCATCAACTACTGCAGTCTTATTAGGGAATCCAGCAACTACAGTTGAGCTGTCTTCTTCCCCCAGTGTTCCAGGAATTGTAGAGACACAAGTGGAGCCTGCAGACACTTCACCTTGCTTGGTTAATCTTACAACAGAAACTCCAGACACCTCCGCAGAGGAGAACCCTGTTAGTGAGGAACCATCAAACCTGCTTCCTCTGTGCAAGCGCTTTATGTGTAATGCTTGTGATGAGCCCTTCCAGTCAATGAAGGGTCTGAGTCGGCACATTGGTGAGCACTCGGACACTTGGCCGTATAAATGTGAGTTTTGTGTGCAGTTGTTTGAGAGTGAAACTGGCCTACTAGAGCACCGCTCCAGTTATCATGGCATTGGTAAAATCTATGTCTGCCGAATATGTTCCAAAGAGTTTGCCTTTCTTTGCAACCTAGAGCAGCATCATCGAGATGTACATCCTGGTCAGGAGTGCTCACACACTGAGGTGGAAAATGGTAAATTAAGACCAGAAAATCACAACAGTCCAGTCAAGACTGAGACTGGGACCCCAGTGTACCCTACAAAAGACAAAATTCACCAGTTATTAAAACCAGCTGTAAAAGAAGAGTATGACAATGATTCTGACAACACTACTGAGGAGCTGTACACCACCATCAAGATCATGGCATCTGAAGGGGTCAAGCCCAAAGGTACAGATGTGCGGCTCGGCATTAACCAGCATTATCCAAGTTTTAAGCCCCCTCCTTTCCCATACCACAACCGAACACCAGCCACAACAACTACTGCGACGGCCACAAACTTCACCACCCATAACATCCCACAGACCTTCAGCACTGCAATTCGCTGCACCAAGTGCGGCAAGAGCTTTGACAACATGCCCGAACTGCACAAGCACATATTAGCTTGTGCTAATGCTAGTGACAAAAAGCGCTACACTCCCAAAAAGAACCCTATACCACTTAAGCAGTTTGCAAAAGCGCAAAACGGAGTTTTGTCGCCGGCTAGGGGAGTCAACAGTAGACAGAATGTGTCTCAAAAGATTGGACAGCCAAAAAAGCTCAGTTGCCAAGAGCCAGCAGCTAaggtgaggctgaatgttcacGGTAAGAAGAAATCTGTGTGGGTTCAGAGAGGTAGACAAGTGGGAAGGAAAGGTTCACAGGAGGATCAGGAGGTTTACGTCTGTCCTCACTGTAGCAAGGAGTTCACTTACCACGCTAGCCTGAAGAAACATATGGTGGTCAGCTGCCCTATGAAACCTGTGTGCAACAAGAAgtccaaaaaaaggaaaggcaGTGTGGCCCCAGCGCAGGAGAACAATGGGAGTATCCGTACACGAGTTGCAGCAGAAATAATACTGAAACAACGAAGATCAAACCACGGAcagaaaatctttaaaaaacCACAGATCAACGAATCCGGTTCAGCCAATAATGCCACTCTAGCACTTAAAGCTCATGATGGCAAGAGGAAAATTCTTGTGCATAATTTTAGGCCTAAAAGATCTGACGTTCTGTCAACCTCAGCGGTTCACCTCagtaaaaaaagtaaacacGTTCTAATGGAAGGCATTCAGTCACCACAGACCTTGCACAAGTCTCCTACAATGCATGGAAAATCTCAGCAGCCCAGCCACAGGGTTCAGGGCATGGTGAGGGAAATGAagcagagagagatggatgttAAGCTTCAACCCAGGACGGAGGAACGATTCTCTCAGAGGGGGAAAGAAAGGACGGAAAGGCCCATTACTCGCAGTCTACAGCAGGTTAATGCCACAGTTAACACTGTGGCTAATGCTACCAACAAAAAGGCTAACACAATTACTCTAGCCAAACACCCTGTCCAGACTGACAGTCAGACCGTTACTGCAATTCCAGAAGTAATAGAGTCAAAGAAATAG